A portion of the Candidatus Dormiibacterota bacterium genome contains these proteins:
- a CDS encoding AMP-binding protein, producing the protein MSINLSQQVKYLAHRTPEAAFCTFTLGPHTTRITFAELYERSCAYARYYQMRGIGRGDVVLIILRHSPHLFYSYLGAILAGAVPSFMPFPSPKQRPALYWSDHEALFRRIEPRLIVTYEENAATAERLISTLPIGICVADDSILASPNDPHADFIGLHAQPGDIACLQHSSGTTGLKKGVMLTHRMLFDHHKMHTEVIGFGDGDSIASWLPLYHDMGFIACFMGSLLQGTHLVALDPFEWVMRPRMLLDAIEQYRTTFSWLPNFAFSHLVNGARGEREWDLSSMRAFINCSEPCKPATFDRFLERFHASGVSREKLHVCYAMAENVFAVTQTQLGKSPTVLRADAAALSLGVFSDAQDEKQEQRLLSCGSAANSVAVLVRDHITGEEVAENQIGEIHVTSKFLFGGYYRLPEKTRERLADGWYATGDVGFLHDGELYVTGRVDDMLIVNGRNYYAHEIEALLTDIEGIVPGRCVAIAVEDERSDATVVVVLAECSGDGASAATTSRAKRHILERAGLAIHAFVPVAAGALVKTTSGKISRTKNKELYLRGEFEAREQQNS; encoded by the coding sequence ATGAGCATCAACTTGTCTCAGCAAGTCAAATACCTGGCGCATCGAACGCCTGAAGCGGCATTCTGCACGTTTACGCTGGGGCCACACACCACTCGTATCACGTTCGCTGAGCTTTACGAACGTAGCTGCGCGTACGCGCGTTATTATCAGATGCGGGGCATTGGTCGTGGCGATGTCGTCTTGATTATTCTTCGTCATTCTCCGCATTTGTTTTACAGCTACCTTGGTGCGATATTGGCCGGCGCCGTCCCGTCATTTATGCCGTTCCCCTCGCCCAAGCAACGCCCGGCATTGTATTGGTCCGATCATGAAGCCCTATTCAGGCGCATCGAACCGCGCCTCATCGTCACGTATGAAGAAAACGCGGCTACTGCCGAACGGCTCATCTCCACCCTTCCAATCGGCATATGCGTAGCTGACGATTCGATCCTTGCTTCGCCGAATGATCCCCACGCTGATTTCATCGGCTTGCACGCGCAGCCGGGCGATATAGCATGCCTGCAGCACAGTTCCGGAACAACAGGCCTAAAAAAAGGCGTGATGCTCACGCATCGGATGTTGTTCGATCACCACAAGATGCATACGGAGGTGATCGGATTCGGGGATGGCGATTCTATAGCGTCGTGGCTACCGCTCTATCACGATATGGGTTTTATTGCCTGTTTCATGGGCTCGCTTTTGCAGGGCACGCATCTGGTCGCGCTCGATCCATTTGAATGGGTGATGCGCCCGCGCATGCTGCTCGATGCGATCGAGCAGTATCGCACGACGTTTTCTTGGCTCCCCAATTTTGCGTTTTCGCACCTCGTGAACGGCGCCCGCGGAGAGAGGGAATGGGATCTGTCGTCGATGCGCGCTTTTATTAATTGCTCCGAACCTTGCAAGCCGGCAACATTCGACCGATTCTTGGAGCGTTTTCACGCCAGCGGTGTCAGCCGAGAGAAGCTCCACGTTTGTTATGCGATGGCAGAGAACGTTTTTGCCGTAACGCAAACGCAGCTGGGGAAGAGCCCCACGGTGTTGCGCGCCGACGCTGCGGCGCTGTCGCTGGGGGTGTTCAGCGATGCACAAGACGAAAAACAGGAACAGCGACTCCTCTCCTGCGGAAGTGCGGCCAACAGTGTCGCGGTCTTAGTCCGGGATCATATCACGGGTGAAGAGGTTGCCGAGAACCAGATCGGCGAAATCCATGTTACTAGCAAGTTTCTTTTCGGTGGCTACTATCGGCTCCCGGAAAAGACGCGTGAACGCTTGGCTGACGGCTGGTATGCGACCGGCGATGTAGGCTTTTTGCATGATGGTGAATTATACGTTACGGGCCGTGTCGATGACATGCTGATTGTGAATGGCCGGAACTACTACGCCCATGAAATCGAAGCGCTCCTGACAGATATTGAAGGCATCGTCCCGGGACGATGCGTCGCCATCGCGGTTGAGGACGAACGGAGCGATGCGACGGTCGTGGTCGTGCTTGCCGAGTGCTCGGGAGATGGCGCGTCGGCGGCTACGACATCACGCGCAAAGCGGCATATCTTAGAGCGTGCGGGCTTGGCAATTCATGCCTTCGTTCCTGTGGCCGCAGGGGCGCTAGTAAAGACGACGAGTGGAAAAATCAGCCGTACCAAGAATAAGGAGCTGTACCTGCGCGGCGAATTTGAGGCAAGAGAGCAACAAAACTCATGA
- a CDS encoding acyl carrier protein produces the protein MSDTNVFQKVRATVAATFHVSPEEIITSETTSTDVDGWDSLSHSILLMNVEEAFGIELPFEAAYELANVGELGDLVIATLAEKKQAAP, from the coding sequence ATGAGCGATACGAATGTCTTCCAAAAAGTGCGTGCCACCGTCGCGGCTACCTTTCATGTGTCGCCTGAGGAAATCATCACGAGCGAGACCACTAGTACTGATGTGGACGGTTGGGATTCGCTCTCCCATTCCATCCTCCTCATGAACGTGGAAGAGGCATTCGGAATCGAGTTGCCCTTCGAGGCGGCCTACGAATTGGCGAACGTTGGGGAGCTTGGCGATTTAGTGATCGCGACGCTAGCCGAGAAAAAGCAGGCGGCCCCGTGA
- a CDS encoding WcbI family polysaccharide biosynthesis putative acetyltransferase has product MRSIVVFGDALAGAIAIVLDRIAGISGKYGVVHLGAENVAASTRALAECALFLHQEPYEAGQLLTAIPAGCERIAFPSLELRYLWPFTCVNPFNRPEPPRYPNGRFPYGDSFIISCLQQHVNPDKIVEYYLSVEWDVSWPDLQSLHQTELERLDWLEARTDVKMVPYIQEYASQRRLFWGAAGPTNALLCELIIRLLDRMFASKVLITRRVLTELLYSFGDRDLFGQIAVPIHPRVAEYFSLQWYNPTAGHQHFDEILGYREYFERMIEASLAATRL; this is encoded by the coding sequence GTGAGATCGATTGTCGTGTTCGGCGACGCACTCGCCGGCGCAATTGCCATCGTGCTCGATCGCATAGCGGGCATCAGCGGAAAATATGGTGTCGTCCATCTTGGCGCCGAGAATGTTGCCGCATCCACGCGGGCTCTCGCTGAATGCGCGTTGTTTTTGCACCAAGAGCCCTACGAAGCTGGCCAGCTTCTTACCGCAATTCCGGCTGGTTGTGAGCGGATCGCATTCCCCTCGCTTGAGCTGCGCTACCTATGGCCATTCACGTGCGTCAATCCCTTCAACCGACCCGAGCCGCCTCGCTACCCAAACGGGCGTTTCCCCTACGGAGACAGTTTTATAATTAGTTGCCTACAACAGCATGTTAACCCAGATAAGATTGTCGAATATTATCTATCCGTCGAATGGGATGTTTCATGGCCTGACCTGCAGTCGCTCCACCAAACTGAATTAGAGCGCCTCGACTGGCTCGAGGCGCGCACGGATGTCAAAATGGTTCCCTATATTCAAGAGTATGCTTCACAAAGACGCCTATTTTGGGGCGCCGCGGGTCCAACAAACGCATTATTATGCGAGCTCATCATAAGGCTGTTAGATCGTATGTTTGCCTCGAAAGTGTTGATTACCCGTAGAGTTTTAACGGAACTACTCTATAGCTTTGGAGACCGCGATCTCTTTGGCCAAATAGCAGTTCCAATACACCCCCGTGTCGCGGAGTATTTTTCCCTTCAATGGTACAACCCGACGGCTGGTCACCAGCACTTCGACGAAATCCTCGGCTATCGTGAATATTTTGAGCGCATGATAGAAGCATCTCTAGCGGCTACGCGGCTATGA
- a CDS encoding WcbI family polysaccharide biosynthesis putative acetyltransferase gives MSNQETILVYGNCQAEVVSSVFRLDVGITAHFDIRYIPSYRDRRFDELVLTDEDIANCAFLCEQHDSNQFPQRDALPETCTIIKFPSIDCNLLWPMTAVNPYNPSEPSFPFGRFPYGDRVILSQIDAGKSPEEILEYYLNAWDDYKPDLDRLLKLELARFAARDAKCDIGMGQVFFDYFAAERPLWTVNHPTRRLLQELVERIAAAALLVDKRFAEADIATTMESHFALSPRGPLGVISVPIHPGVARHFQLSWYDENEHHFLWDGTSLVYQDYFKELIDWSILVKGQQASVVTN, from the coding sequence ATGAGTAACCAGGAGACGATCCTCGTCTATGGCAACTGTCAGGCGGAAGTGGTTTCGTCAGTTTTTAGACTCGACGTAGGTATCACGGCACACTTCGACATCCGCTATATCCCAAGCTATCGAGATAGACGTTTTGACGAGCTTGTTCTAACGGATGAAGACATTGCTAACTGCGCCTTTCTATGTGAACAACACGACTCAAACCAGTTTCCGCAACGCGACGCGCTACCAGAAACCTGCACAATCATCAAGTTTCCGTCGATTGATTGCAATCTTTTGTGGCCAATGACTGCAGTAAATCCATATAATCCAAGCGAGCCATCCTTCCCGTTCGGGCGCTTCCCGTACGGCGACCGCGTTATCTTATCGCAGATCGATGCGGGCAAATCGCCAGAGGAGATACTAGAATATTATCTGAACGCATGGGACGATTATAAGCCTGACCTAGATCGTCTCCTAAAACTTGAGTTGGCCAGATTTGCCGCCCGCGACGCGAAGTGCGATATCGGCATGGGACAAGTTTTTTTCGATTATTTTGCTGCGGAGCGCCCTCTATGGACGGTTAATCATCCGACACGGCGTCTTCTTCAAGAGCTCGTGGAGCGAATCGCGGCAGCAGCACTCTTGGTAGATAAGCGCTTCGCAGAAGCAGATATTGCGACAACCATGGAATCCCATTTCGCACTTTCGCCGCGGGGTCCACTGGGAGTCATCAGCGTGCCTATACATCCCGGCGTCGCTCGGCATTTCCAGCTTTCGTGGTATGACGAGAACGAGCATCACTTTCTCTGGGATGGGACCTCATTAGTATACCAAGACTACTTCAAAGAGCTTATCGACTGGTCGATTTTAGTAAAAGGCCAGCAAGCCAGCGTGGTAACCAACTAG